The sequence below is a genomic window from Sorangiineae bacterium MSr12523.
TTGGACGTGCGGCAAGCGTTGCAGTCGCTCGGACTCGACTCGGAAGCCCTGCGGCGATTTGGCATACGAATTCTCAAGCTCGGTGTGATTTATCCGGTCGATCCCGAGGTCGTTCGTTCGTTTGCGTCGGGGCTCCAGGAAGTCATCGTGGTGGAGGAAAAGCGGAGCTTCATCGAGGCAGCCATCAAAAGCATTCTCTATGGCCGGGTCGATGCTCCGGAGATTCATGGCAAAGGCGTGTTTCCCGAGTACGGCGAGCTCGAGCCCGATGCCATTGCGGCCGTTCTGGCGCAACGGCTATTGGCGCGCACCGAGATCGACTCGGTGCGCGCGTGGGAGCAGCGAAGGCGCCCGGAGCGGGTCGCCGTTCCGCTGGTTCCGCTGTTGAAGCGAACTCCGTATTTCTGCTCGGGGTGTCCGCACAATACGTCGACCAAGGTGCCGGAGGGCGCGCTGGTCGGGGGAGGAATCGGCTGCCACACGATGGGCTTGTTCATGAATCCGGCGCAGGTGGGCAACGTCATCGGAATTACGCAGATGGGAGGCGAGGGGGCGCAGTGGATCGGGATGTCGCCCTTCGTGGATACGCCGCACCTGGTGCAAAACATCGGCGATGGTACCTTCGCCCACTCGGGCAGCTTGGCCGTACGCGCGTCCATCGCCGCGGGGACGAACATTACCTACAAGCTGTTGCACAATTCGGCCGTCGCCATGACGGGCGGACAGAGTGCGGTGGGCGCGCTGCCGGTCGAGCGCATTGCGGAATTGTTCCTGGTCGAAGGGGTGAAGAAGGTCATCATCACCAGCGACGACCCCGAGCGCGTGCGTGCCCTCTCCCTGCCCGCCGGCGTCGACGTGCGGCACCGCGACGAGCTGGTGCGCGCGCAAGAGGAGCTCGCGGCCATTCCAGGTGTGACGGTGCTCATTCACGATCAAGAGTGCGCTGCGGAAAAGCGCCGCAAGCGACGCCGCGGCGTGAAAGGGACGCCTGCGGCCCGGGTGGTGATCAACGAGCGCGTCTGCGAGGGGTGTGGCGATTGCGGCGTGAAGTCGAATTGCCTCTCCGTGTTGCCGGTGGAGACCGAATTCGGGCGCAAGACGCGCATCCATCAATCGTCGTGCAATGTCGATTACTCGTGCGTCGGCGGCGATTGTCCGTCGTTTCTCACCGTCATTCCCGGCCAACGCGCGCGCCGCGAGCCGCCCAAGCTGGAGTCGAGCGCGCTGCCCGCCGTCGACCACGGCCATCGCGATTTCTCCGTGCGGATCGCCGGCATCGGCGGCACCGGGGTCGTGACCATCTCGCAAATCTTGGGCACCGCGGCAGCCCTTGCCGGCAAACACGTGCGCACGCTGGATCAAATTGGCCTTGCACAAAAGGGAGGCGCTGTCGTTTCCGACGTCAAAGTCACGTCCGAACCGATCGAGCAAGCGGCGAAGCTCTCCGCGGGCGAGGCAGATTTGTACCTCGCATGCGATGCCTTGGTGGGCGCCGATCCGCTGTATTTGGTCGCGGCGGATCGGTCGCGAACGATGGCCATCGTCTCGACGTCGGAGGTGCCGACGGGTGCAATGGTCACCGATACGCATCTTTCGTATCCGAAGCAAGGCGACCTTCGCTCGGTCATCTCCTCGGCGGCGCGAACGTCGTTCTACCTGGATGCACGCGCATTGGCCGAAGAGCTGTTCGGCGACGATCAATGTGCGAACATGCTGCAACTCGGGGCCGCCTATCAAAGCGGCGCGATTGGCCTGCCCGACAGCGCCATCGAACGGGCCATTCACCTGAATGGCGCGTCCGTCGAGCGCAACGTGCAGGCATTTCGGTATGGCCGCCGCGCCTTTTGCCAACCCAACGAAGAAGAAGCGCGCGAGCCGGTTGCGGATTTGACCCAGCTCATCGAGCATCGCGCTGCGGATCTGGCCGAATACCAGAGTCCGAGTTACGCGCGAATGTACCGCGACTTCGTCGAACGGGTGCGGGCGTACGGCTTGGAGAAGGTGACCCACGCCGTCGCCCGCTACTTGTACAAACTCATGGCGTACAAAGATGAATACGAAGTTGCGCGCCTGTCCTTGATGCTGGACGTCGAGGCGCAATATGGCGCCGGTGCGAAATATTCGTACCAGCTTCACCCGCCGATACTTCGCGCCCTCGGGTTGAAGCGAAAGCTCTCCCTTGGGCGCTGGTTTCGCCCGGTGTTTCGAATCATGCGCGCCATGCGCATTCTGCGCGGCAGCTGGTTCGATGTCTTCGGCCATGCACAGGTTCGCCGCGTCGAACGCACACTCATTGGCGAATACCAGGCCGCCGTGCTCGACGCCCTCGCGACGAAAGGCGACGCCGACACGATCGCTGAGCTGGCCGCGCTTCCCGACATGGTTCGCGGCTACGAAGCGATCAAGCTGAAAAACGTCGCCGCCTACCGTGCGCGCCAGAGCGAGCTGCTCGCAGTGCTGCGCGGGTAGCCGCGCATTACTTCGTGCACGTGAGGTTCGAGAGGCCTTTGCCCCCACTGATCGTGTTGTCGCAACGCACGACGGTGCCGGTCACGGCGGCTACCGCGAAAATGCCATAATTGGGGACGCCGCTGATTTTGTTGCCTTCGAACGTGTTGTCATTTCCCCAACCTTCTACCGCCTGGTGAAGTTGGAACCCGTCGAGCAGCGCGGTCTTCCCCGTGTTGTTCTTCAGCAAATAGCCGTTGCCTTTGACGTCGATCCACGAGTCGGCGTAGTTGTCGCCGGACATGCCGTTTCCGTCGAAGGTGTTGCCCTCGATGCGGCCGCCGGTGGTGCCCTCCTTGATATCGATGCTTTCGGCGGTCACGCCGGGGCCGATGCGGTTGTTGAGCACTTGGTTCCTGTCGCTCTTGTCCGGCTTGCCGCCGGTCTGCGAGCCCCAGTTCGACTTCGCGCTGCCGATGTAGACGCCTTCCCCGAAGCCCGCGTTCGCCTTTCCGGTATCGCGGATTCGGGAATCGCGAAGAATGTTGTCGCTGCTATGCGTCCGGAAATGGATGGCCTCCATGCCGGTGTCGTACACTTCGAGATTGGTCAACAGATTGTGATTGGCCGAATCGAGCATGATGCCCTTTTGACTCTGGGTGACGCTGAAGCCCGAGAGGACCCAATAGCTTCCCTTGAGCGAGAAGCCGTAGCCGCTTCCCGAACTTCCACCATTCAAGATGGCATTGGCCGAGCCGCAGAGCCGAATGGGCGCACTCGCCGTTCCCGACGCAGTGGCCGCGAACCGGCCAGCGTACGTGCCATCGGCGAGTTCGATGCGATCGCCCGCCTTGGCATCGGTGAGCGCTTGTTTGAGCTGCGCAGCCGTCGAGACGCGAACCACGCGCTTTGCGGAGTCCGAACAGGGTGCCGCCGCCGCATTCTCTGCCAGATCGAGCGCTGTGGGGGATGATCCCATCGAGTCGTCGTCCCAGGAAGACGTGTCGGCGGTGCACGCCG
It includes:
- a CDS encoding indolepyruvate ferredoxin oxidoreductase family protein, with the translated sequence MDEFSLDDRYLRTEGTVYLTGIQALVRVLLDQARYDRRQGRASAAFVSGYEGSPLGGFDLELARRAKLLAPFGLVHRPGLNEELAATSVMGSQLARRPAGVVGIWYGKAPGLDRATDALRHANIIGTDPRGGAVAFVGDDPNAKSSTVPTSSEQALADLAMPVFYPADSQDLLEFGLHAVQLSRVSGAWAAMKIVANVADAAGTVRLPSTWAPPEWPHALHEPNARLLGPQIALERSLYTVRLPRALEYVRASGINRIMGTSEDRIGIVASGKSYLDVRQALQSLGLDSEALRRFGIRILKLGVIYPVDPEVVRSFASGLQEVIVVEEKRSFIEAAIKSILYGRVDAPEIHGKGVFPEYGELEPDAIAAVLAQRLLARTEIDSVRAWEQRRRPERVAVPLVPLLKRTPYFCSGCPHNTSTKVPEGALVGGGIGCHTMGLFMNPAQVGNVIGITQMGGEGAQWIGMSPFVDTPHLVQNIGDGTFAHSGSLAVRASIAAGTNITYKLLHNSAVAMTGGQSAVGALPVERIAELFLVEGVKKVIITSDDPERVRALSLPAGVDVRHRDELVRAQEELAAIPGVTVLIHDQECAAEKRRKRRRGVKGTPAARVVINERVCEGCGDCGVKSNCLSVLPVETEFGRKTRIHQSSCNVDYSCVGGDCPSFLTVIPGQRARREPPKLESSALPAVDHGHRDFSVRIAGIGGTGVVTISQILGTAAALAGKHVRTLDQIGLAQKGGAVVSDVKVTSEPIEQAAKLSAGEADLYLACDALVGADPLYLVAADRSRTMAIVSTSEVPTGAMVTDTHLSYPKQGDLRSVISSAARTSFYLDARALAEELFGDDQCANMLQLGAAYQSGAIGLPDSAIERAIHLNGASVERNVQAFRYGRRAFCQPNEEEAREPVADLTQLIEHRAADLAEYQSPSYARMYRDFVERVRAYGLEKVTHAVARYLYKLMAYKDEYEVARLSLMLDVEAQYGAGAKYSYQLHPPILRALGLKRKLSLGRWFRPVFRIMRAMRILRGSWFDVFGHAQVRRVERTLIGEYQAAVLDALATKGDADTIAELAALPDMVRGYEAIKLKNVAAYRARQSELLAVLRG
- a CDS encoding right-handed parallel beta-helix repeat-containing protein, which translates into the protein MLHDSNHRSAMNGRLFLWFAFAAPMLTACTADTSSWDDDSMGSSPTALDLAENAAAAPCSDSAKRVVRVSTAAQLKQALTDAKAGDRIELADGTYAGRFAATASGTASAPIRLCGSANAILNGGSSGSGYGFSLKGSYWVLSGFSVTQSQKGIMLDSANHNLLTNLEVYDTGMEAIHFRTHSSDNILRDSRIRDTGKANAGFGEGVYIGSAKSNWGSQTGGKPDKSDRNQVLNNRIGPGVTAESIDIKEGTTGGRIEGNTFDGNGMSGDNYADSWIDVKGNGYLLKNNTGKTALLDGFQLHQAVEGWGNDNTFEGNKISGVPNYGIFAVAAVTGTVVRCDNTISGGKGLSNLTCTK